DNA sequence from the Gloeocapsa sp. DLM2.Bin57 genome:
GAGATTTTAACTGTTCGAGGATTTCTCTAACTCCTTCTAATACCTTACCTTGACGACGGGGTAAACTTCTAGGTAGATAACTAGCGTATAATTCAAGTAACTGGTCTATTTTTTCCTGATCTGGATCGATACCAGCTTGTTTAAAGATATTAGCTGCTATCAGGCGATCGCTCATTCCTGCGGTAGGTAATTGGGAGAAATCCACCGCTTTACCGATTAACTCTTTGGCTGCGTCTTCTAAAGCGAAAATACCCGCTCTAGCGGTAGTTAAAAGAGTTCCGTCAATATCCCAACATAAAATAGTTGTCATCAAAAAAACTAGCTCTCAAATATGGTAATTTTAACTTATCTAGTGACATTTACTTGCAGAGTTAAATCATATACTTTAGCTGTTTCTTGTGCTAATTGAGACCAATTAAACCGATTAAATAAATCTATAAAAGCATTTTCTGTTAAAAACTTCCCATACTCAGGATTTTTCAAAATCGTTAAAATACCTTCAGCTAGAGATTCAGCATCGTTAGCTTGAGTGACTATTCCTGTTTCTCCCTGTCTGACCACTTCTGGCAACCCCCCAGTATTTGATACAACTACAGGTACTAAAGCCGCAAAACTTTCTAAAGCTACTATCCCAAAAGGTTCGTAAAGACTAGGAAAAACAGCACAATCAGCTACGGTTTGAAACTTATCTAAATCTGCATCTGACATAAACCCTGTAAAATTACAAAAATCCCAGATACCTAAATTCCAAGCTTGTTGTTTGAGATTCTGAGTTTGACCTTCTCCAATTAAAATAAACTTAACATTGCCTTCTAATTCTGCTATTATCCTGGGTGCAGCGTTAAGCAGCACAAAAACCCCTTTTTCATGAGTCATACGTCCTACGTAATAGACGAGTTTTTCTTGATCTCTTGCAAATAGACGGCGAAAAGCGAGATAATCGAACTCAGGGGAATGTTGTTTTTTCTCGGGACGAATACCATTATAAATAATATTCATTTTATCCCAAGGAACATTCAGTACCCTTTCTACTTCATGACGCATATAATTAGTACAAACAATAATGCGTTGAGCGTGTTGAGCTAGATATTTTTCTTTACCGTGAATATAATCGTGAGTTCTGTTGTGAATACCGTTATAACGACCATATTCTGTAGCGTGAATAGTGGCAATTAGGGGAATGTGAAAATGATATTTAAGAGCGATCGCCGCATCTCCTACCAACCAATCATGAGCGTGGATTAAATCAAAGGGCTCTTGTTCAATTATGAGCTTACCCCCATAATGACCCATACTCTCATTCATATTAGCTACCCAATGAAAAAAATCGTGTCCAGGGGCAACAGGCACGCGGTGAACATGAATACCTTCGACAATTTCGTAGTTAGGAGCATTAGCAACCTCTACCGTGATTAAATGAATAGTATGTCCTAATTTCACTAGCTCTGGATATAATTCGGCAACATGGCGAGAAATACCCCCAATCAGACGGGGAGGAAACTCCCAAGCTAAGACCAGAATTTTCATGTGCTCCTACTCCACGAAATTACATAATTATAATGCTATATTATAAGAATCTTGTTATTTAAGTACAATGGCTGAAATAGGAGAAACCCATCTCAATCAAGCTCGCGCTAGTTTACAACAAGCTTTATCCTGGTATTCTAGTTTCCGTCGTCATTGGAATTATCCACCAGATGCTGAATTACAAGCAGCGGTGCGCAAGGATTTACAAGTTTTACAGTCATCTTTAGATAAACTCGAACAAACAGTCATCAAAATAGCCACCTTTGGGTTAGTTAGTCGAGGTAAATCAGCGGTAGTTAACGCTTTAGTTGGACAGAAAATCTTAGCAACAGGGCCAATTCATGGTGTTACCCAATGGCCCAAATCCGTGCGCTGGTCTCCTCCCTCTGGTAAAGTCCAGATGGAATTAATCGATACACCAGGTTTAGACGAAATCTCAGGTGAAATAAGAGCCCAAATGGCGAAAACTGTAGCCCTAGAAGCAGATTTGATTCTGTTTGTAGTGGCAGGAGATATCACCAGAACTGAGTATGCAGCATTGTGTGAACTACGTCAAGCTCAAAAACCCCTAATTCTAGTCTTCAATAAGATTGACCTTTACCCTGAACAAGATCAACAAACCATTATAGCACAACTGCAAGCACTTGGGGGAATTTCTCTAGAAGCGATCGCTCTAGTAGCAGCTGAGCCTCAACCTGTACCAGTTAAGGTAAAATGGACAGATGGAACTATTACCCAAGAATGGGAAACCCCACCACCGCAAATTAATCAACTCAGAGAGAAAATTTTAGACATTCTTAACCGGGAAGGGCGATCGCTTCTCGCTCTTAACGCTCTATCTCAAGCTAAAATAGCAGCAACTAACATCGCCACTAAAACCATTACCCTTCGTCAAGAACAAGCAGAAACAATTATCTGGAACTACGCTAAGTATAAAGCCCTAGTCGTAGCTATTAATCCCTTACCTATCTTAGATATACTAGTTGGTAGTCTAACCGATTTATTTTTGATTCGCTCCCTAGCTCGTTTATATGGTCTCCCCATTACTAATTATCAAGCTGGTAAACTATTAAAAACTATCTTAACTAGTACAGGAGGACTATTACTCGGAGAAACTGTTACTAGTACAATCTTAGGAATGGGCAAAATAACCATCTGGAATAATCCCACAGATTTTACCATCTATAGTGGAACAGCTTTAACTCAAGGAGCGATCGCCCTTTATGGTAGTTATATCATTGGTAAATCTACTCAAGTATATCTTAAACAAGGCTGTACTTGGGGACCTTTTGGACCTAGTACCATTATTCAAGAAATCCTAACTCAAATCGAACCTGATAGCATTATCGCTCGTGTACAATCTACCTGAGTAAATCAATTATGAAAACTTTAGCATTAACTAATCAAGATACCATGCCTATGTTTGGCCTAGGTACGTGGAAATCACCACCAGGTGAAGTCTATCAAGCAGTCAAAACCGCCCTAGCTATAGGTTATAAACATATAGATTGTGCACCAATTTATCGCAATGAACCAGAAGTGGGTCAAGCAATCCAAGAAAGTTTAAGCTCAGGAATAGTTAAACGTGAAGAAATCTGGATAACCTCAAAACTCTGGAATAACGCTCATCAATCTCCTGAAGTTATACCCGCACTTAAACAAACCCTCAAGGATTTACAGTTAGACTATCTAGATTT
Encoded proteins:
- a CDS encoding DUF697 domain-containing protein — protein: MAEIGETHLNQARASLQQALSWYSSFRRHWNYPPDAELQAAVRKDLQVLQSSLDKLEQTVIKIATFGLVSRGKSAVVNALVGQKILATGPIHGVTQWPKSVRWSPPSGKVQMELIDTPGLDEISGEIRAQMAKTVALEADLILFVVAGDITRTEYAALCELRQAQKPLILVFNKIDLYPEQDQQTIIAQLQALGGISLEAIALVAAEPQPVPVKVKWTDGTITQEWETPPPQINQLREKILDILNREGRSLLALNALSQAKIAATNIATKTITLRQEQAETIIWNYAKYKALVVAINPLPILDILVGSLTDLFLIRSLARLYGLPITNYQAGKLLKTILTSTGGLLLGETVTSTILGMGKITIWNNPTDFTIYSGTALTQGAIALYGSYIIGKSTQVYLKQGCTWGPFGPSTIIQEILTQIEPDSIIARVQST
- a CDS encoding glycosyltransferase family 1 protein; this encodes MKILVLAWEFPPRLIGGISRHVAELYPELVKLGHTIHLITVEVANAPNYEIVEGIHVHRVPVAPGHDFFHWVANMNESMGHYGGKLIIEQEPFDLIHAHDWLVGDAAIALKYHFHIPLIATIHATEYGRYNGIHNRTHDYIHGKEKYLAQHAQRIIVCTNYMRHEVERVLNVPWDKMNIIYNGIRPEKKQHSPEFDYLAFRRLFARDQEKLVYYVGRMTHEKGVFVLLNAAPRIIAELEGNVKFILIGEGQTQNLKQQAWNLGIWDFCNFTGFMSDADLDKFQTVADCAVFPSLYEPFGIVALESFAALVPVVVSNTGGLPEVVRQGETGIVTQANDAESLAEGILTILKNPEYGKFLTENAFIDLFNRFNWSQLAQETAKVYDLTLQVNVTR